The Gossypium arboreum isolate Shixiya-1 chromosome 2, ASM2569848v2, whole genome shotgun sequence region CAGTGGCGAGACGGGTTTCACTAGGCTTGCAAAGTTGTATACCAACATTGTGGAAATCATTCAATCTCCACTCACTCACAAAGCACTTCACCATCAGCAAAACGTGGTAAAACTGATAGAGGAAGCACTCGACGACTCGGTCGGACTACTAGATGCATGTAGCACCGCCAAAGACTTAATTACGACGATGAAACAACAAGTACAAGACCTTCAATCAGCTTTACGTCGGAAAGGCCGTGATTCGAGTATCGGAACCGATATCCTTGCTTATATCAACTTCAGAAAGAAATTCAAAAAGAGCATTGGTAAAAGCCTTAGAGCACTAAAGAGATTAGAATGCAACAATGTCAATGGTACAGCATTTCATTGCCATGTAGTAAAGCTGTTGAACTCATTGAAACAGTCCAATGCTGTTACGATATCGATGTTCGAGTCGATGTTGTCGTTTCTTTCGATGCCGGTAATGAAAACGAAGGCTGGTGGTTGGTCTTTGATTTCGAAATTGATATCGGATGGTAAAAATCAAAAGGGTTTTAATGAAGTGGGGATTGTGGACTTTACTTTGTATAGACTCCATGGACGAGTTCGAAAAAACAATGCGAAGATCGATACACAGGTAGAATTAAGGAGATTAGAGACACTTTGTGCAACTATTGAAGGTCTTGAAGATGGTTTAGATATCTTGTTTagatgtttaattaaaattagagtTTCTTTACTTAACATACTTACACCTTGAAGATTACTATTGTATTTCATTGTTCATGGCATCTATAGTGTACATGTTCATGAACTAGATTTTGTAAGAGAATTGTATAAAGTAAATCCACACAAGCAAtccatgtatgtatgtatgtatgtatgcatgcatgcatgcatggaaAATGATGTGAAAATCATTGTGGATTCTCCATGGTTACAAAATCATGCTAATTAATgagatttttttttacaaatattttggtaaacacatttaaaaaacaatatatttttattcattttttgaaTTTAGGTCgggtttggatgggttgattaGTGAATTTAGGGTTtgacttttattcattttatatttttttaaattttaattttttgtatttGGGCTTTGGGTTTATTGATTAGTGGATTTAAGGTTTGGCTTTTTTTATTTGAGTCAAGAATTTTGGCCCCAAAACATTAAAGACCAAAtttattgttttgttttattGATTTAACATGTTTTCAATATGTAGTTCAATCGCAATTCAAAATAGTTTATAGTTCAATTGATCTAATTTCTCTCTCCAAATCAATGCCCCAATTGATCTGATCTGATTTAAATAATCATGGTTTCCACTCTTCAATAGTTTCAATAGGTGCTTTTAGTGTCACAAGCCACGAATCAAAGCCTGTGGCGAATGCACATAGAACCTCCCATAAAGGTCAATCGGTTAAATGAGACTTATTCGACCCACTTGAATTGACCATATTCATGAAACATATAAGATGAGACACTCCAGTAGAACTAGAGTTACCAACATAATTATTgtaaattttaagaaataaagaTGTATATAGTTCAAATCCTTTAGAActcttatcttgtagataaaaCTAATCTTAACCGTCGATGTAATTCGATTTGAACCGTTGGATCAAGAAGAGCTCAACTATAACTAAAGGCCTTCCCCATCATTTGTAATCATCAATTATATTCTATTCTTGAGTTAACAAATATATTACTTTCATTACTCGTTTTCTCTTTCGAATTTGCTTCCGTTTTGTTTTGGTACTTTAGATAATTTCTACGAAAATTCTCATTCTTCAATAGTAAAACTATCTTTAACGaatttaaacacaaaaaaattactaaaacagCACGATTTGCCAAATCAAAGTTGTCCCAAGACACTAGGCTTTGTCCTCTTTACCTTATCAACGTGACATACTACAACACTTAATTAACAACAACATTGACTGAGAATTAGTACTGTGATGGCTGTTTTTAATTGTCTACCATCTTAACTGAACatcaaaaaagggaaaaatctttattataattttcaAAGACTCAAGTCAAGAAGAAAACtatgaggaaaaaaaaaaacctttctcGCTAAGAAAAAACCCCATATGTCATGGTCAACAAAGTAACaaactttataaaaataaaaaaataaaaaaaaacaaccaaagttacaaactttatttttttaatcttaTCTTATCTTACCTATAATTAAAGTTACAAAATTGAAAGGTTTAGTCATACTATCTTTACTTGGTTACCATATTTGTATAGCACCTGTCCTTATAAGAGAGCAATACGTGTTGCCTCCAACATCTAAACAAGTTGATTCATATAAAAAGCACTCGTGCGTGTGACCAATTATTGCTATAATCAAAACTTAtagatttatataattttaatctaACAGATCTGTATTGCAATCTCAAGAAATAATAATTTTGTGTTAGACAAACCAGGTAAGCCAATATATTTATATAGTGAGGCAGCTGAAGTTGAAAAAActatggtttagggttttggaTAATGTGGCAGCTAAGGAGGCAAGACAGGTGATGACTCTTTGGGGTCTATGCATAACCAAACACACATATACGACAAAGTAACAACACAGCTCATTCGTATTTGATGTTCCAACCATATATTGGGATAAAAAGATGTTATAATATTTGAGCCATGCCGGTGAATGATGTGACAAGTTATCCGTATTACGAGGGGAATCCCGTTGTGGTTCACATGATGGTGACATTACCCATTATGTATCTATTTAAACCATATCAAGTTGAAGCTTTGAAAACAGATCAAAAAATGGCTACCAAATACCATGTTAGATCAATTAGCTTGCCTTCAAGGTCACATCCCACCACTCTTAGAATAGAAGATgagctcaaaaggctcaaaacaTCGGAACCATCGGCTTTGTCGGCGACCGAGTCAATATCTGCAGGTCTTTCGGGACTGGGAGACTTGTATCAATGCCTGGATGAGCTTCTCAACATGTCTTCAACACAACAAGTACTGTCCATGTACCAACATGAGAAATGTATAGATGAGTTGTTGGATGGATATGTAAAGCTTTTGGACATTTGTGGTATTGCAAGGGATTACATGTTTCAAATCAAGGAACATGTTCATGCTCTTCAATCTGCACTTAGAAGAAGGAAAGGAGATTGAAGTATTGAAAATAGCATCTCTCAGTACACTCATTTgagaaaagaaatgaagaaaaaagCAAAGAAATTGATCATGGAATTGAAGCAAATGGACAatgacaacaacaacaacaaactCGAAACGTCGTCATTGTTGGACCGTGATCATCATTTCTTCTCCGTGATTCGAGTTTTAAGACAAGTTAGTGTAATGAGTTCATCTTTGTTCCAATCCTTGTTCACCTATTTGTCAGCACCAGTTCCCTCAAGATGGTCTCTAGTGGCAAAATGGATGCATAAAGGTACAATATCATGCGAAGAGAAGCAAGACATTGTTAATAACGAACTCGAAAGCGTGGATGCCGCGATTTGTCGACGTATTTTCGATGTTCAAATCACACATAAAAGATTGATGGCTTTGGAGAGTAGCATCGAAGGCGTCGAGAACCGTCTCGAATGTGTTTTTAGGCACATAATTAAAGCAAGAGCCTCTCTTTTGAACATCATTTCACAATGAGTTATCTCTATAATGCCAAACCACTCAGGCATCCAAGTTTTAGTTGATCCAATTTCAATCCATGAATTTGTACATCATACAAAAATCTATATAGttataaatgaaatataaatttttattgatatttttcatgtttattttaacGATTATATTTAAAATTCGTAATTAGCGCTTTTAAAAGATAAGATGTGATGATATATGCATTGGTCCACAAATTTTGGCTTTGACAGCTATGACAAAATCATGAACTAATTATATGTGCAAATCCAAATAGAATAATACTATTATAACAATGGATGCTCAATTATTTCACAAGAAACCTATAaccctttttctctttttctgtCATACACTTTTACTATATTCAAGTAAAGGGGTATTGGCATTGAGTGCAGTACCACCACGTGTCGAGAAAAGACATTAATTAACACGTGTCACAAGGATACTAGGATTTACAAGTTCTATATATGCTTTATGTTGATTACCTTTTACTCAAACTGTCCAAGGCTCTTTATTCTATAAGATATGGCATATCAGTTTAGATCATAAAACACTCACTGCCCTTttctcaaaagaaaaaaaaataaacccTTTTAATAAAGTATAATATTGTaatttatttgggtttttttcgGAGTTAGAGGGAAAATTCCGGAAAAACCCCGAGTTAAAACCGAACATAAAACTCTTAATAGACTAAACTTAAAAGATTTGTGTCGAAAGAAAGTCGATCCCTCAACAAATATGTGTTTTTATTTCTAACAAGTTAGATATGTGAATGTAGTAGGATTCATGAACATATTATCTGTACAAAACATTATAATATATGAAGTAGAAGACTCATGTCTTACTCTGGCAAGTACCATCTAGCAAAGCCTGGTAGGGAACATAAAAAGATGAGGTACATCAATTATTTAAAAACCACCTTCCATTAAAATGCTTTTTAAGTAGCTTCGGAGTTTGGATGGATGGCCatatttttcctttaaaaatCAAGGTCGGCGCTTGATGGTGGTGATGGTGCATTATTAGATGATGGACAAATGCATAGGGGTATGCAAAAAAACAAAATCCAAAAGTCAGATACACCGTATCCAAATCAATAAACTCTGGGATTTTATTAAATATGACAAGTTTATCATTGTAAGTCATTCCTAATTCCCATATTATCTTCACATGCCTTCCACATTGGTACATGGACCTACTGTGATTACTTCCATCACCAAAGTTGGTATAAATATATGATAATGGATTATTGAACTTACCTTTCATCTTTGTTTGAGTCTTGAATGAAAAAGAGTGACAATGGCTGCTTTCTCCACGAAGTTAGCGAAAAAACACGGTCTCCGGTCCTTCAGCTTCCCTGCTAGCTCACATCCGAGCACACTTAGATTGGAAGAGGAGCTAAATAAGCGTCGGTCTCGGCACGGTGCTTCATCGTCCAACGGTGAAACACTTTGCACTGGTTTATTTGGTCTAGCAGAGTTGTATATATGCATAGAGGATCTTTTAAATTTGCCACTCACTCAACAAGCTTTAGCTCAACATCACAATGAACAATGGCAAAATGCATTGCTAGATTGTTCATTAAAGCAATTGGATCTATGCAGTAACACGAAGGATGCCGTTTCTTCAATGAAACAAAGTGTTCGAGAGCTTCAATCGGCTCTCCGACGAAGCAAAGCCGGAGAGCAAAGCATTGAAACCAATATTAATAGTTACATTACCACTAGGAAGATTATGAAAAAAGAAATTGCGAATTCACTTGCATCATTGAAGCAAATGGACAACATATTCGGAGATTTTCCTCGGTTAGAACAACACCATCATCTCGCCGCGGTCATTAGTTTGCTTCGAGAAGCAACCGTGATCACCGCTTCCGTTTTCCACGCCCTTCTTTCATTCCTTTCTCCTTCGTCGTTGAAACCAAAGTCTTCGAAATGGTCATTGGTTTCAAAGTTAGTCCAGAAGGGTTCGACAACATGCAAAGACGAGCGGGAAATGAATGAGTTAGACAGAACTGACATCGTGGTTAGCAACATATTACTGCAGAGCTCGAAAGAAGATTCCGAGGAAACGAAAATCGAATCCGCAATGGTAAATTTGGAATCTTTGGAtgctatttttgaaaatcttGAAGATGGCTTAGAGTGTTTGTTTAGGAGCTTGCTTCATACTAGAGTTTCTTTCCTAAATATACTTTCTCATTAACaaaacatcatatatatatatatatatatcctccAATCTATTGAGATTTGAGAGGTGGATCAACAACATTGAAATGTATTCTTCACTTATGGGACAATATGTACAGTTCTTATTACTATTTAGGATGGATTTGTACATTTTGTGAGTTCCATTATTAATTCAAGCACTATTTTGTACTTTTATGCCAATCGATTTAATATATGTTGTGTGAAAAGTTTGATCCATTCAAACATATGCCAAATTTTGGATCACACTTTAGCTTCTgtacaagaaaataaaatatgcaCTATTTCTCTTTAAGTTTTGTTTCTTCTCACCTAGTTATcttttttattatcaaaatatattaatcTATTATTTTATCCCATTTTACTTGAAAATTTGTATGGACGATTTTATTGATTGATATCATATTTTGGGGTCAATTGAGATTAAATTAATAGTTTAGGTGTCACTTTTGATAATAAAAAAGTATAAATGTAAAATTGACCTCAAATTATACCAATTTTATCACTTAAGTACTTAAAAAATTTTTTTGTCAAGAATGGTATATAAACAATTAATTCCTTCTACTAGATGTCATAGATTTTTGTGTAAAATAagacaaaattaataatttaagtattaaTTTTTACTAGTAAAATTTTAGATActtaaatggaaaaataaatataatttagacACAGGACCTGAACCccattttagtccttttaaaaTCCAGAgagttataaatttatatataataaaatttcatctttgactcaaataataaaattgtgatttaatctttcttaaaattataaagtattaagcttgaaattaaaaattacattttaactctctaggaaattttgaatttaattgtGGATTTTGAGGTATAGGGACATTGGGGATTGGGATTGAGTGGGGTGCATTAGTTGCGCCTAGGGTTCCTGTTTATGCCTGAACCTGGTATTAAAGTGAGTTTCTTTAAACCTCGAGAATGTCAATAAGcacatgtatgtatgtatgtatgagcaaAGAGTGTAAAAAGTTCGCTTTCTAATGTATAAGCCGCTCAGTAAGAGCACATGCTGTGAGACAGCATTGTACCACATGTTCTAAAGCTTATTTTCAACATTTGAACAACCAAGGTTCGGAAAATCCCAAACAATGCATTGAAAAATCTCATACTCCAATGGCTGTTTctgtcatgtttttttttttttttgtatgctTATGGTTGACAAAAATTCCCAACTCCTTAAAACACAGCAAAACAAGACAAAAAAAGGAATCACAAACTAATCACAAGCAACTCAACCTCCAGCGAACCACGAGCAAACGATTCTGCACTCACGAACGAAATGATTGCTTCTAGACACActcactttaaaaaaaatttcgagttaaaatCACAGTTGTTTTTGGCTAAAATGATACACTATCCTAAAAAATCAGCAGCAACGACACGTTAAAATGTCTAAGCAAGTGTAAGGCCTTGCCTTTTCTTCAAGTTCTTGAGACGAGGGCAAAGGTTCCAAACTGTAAATACTGCTTCGAACACAGCAAAAGTTGTATAAATTCCTGCAAATTCCTTTACTAAAAGGATATACTCGTTCAGGAATCCGCCTGCATATGTAATGAAAATGAGCAATTATGTAAGCTGTGAACACATGGTCGATCGCTTAATAGCTATCTGTGGTGAAGAAAATGTCATATTAATGCGTTCTATCAAAATCCAATCATGATAAGTCTTTCAATCTTATGACATGGTATTGTACCTTAGATATGGGATACGCCTGCGCCTAACGAGTTCGTAAGTCGTCTGATTTGTCAGAACAAGATAACTGCACGAAAAATAAAGGTTAATAAACCAGTGTCCACGGTACATAACGTTAAAGCTAATCATCAATACCTGAAATGCAAACAAAAGTTACCTGTGAAAAAGCAGCAGCAATAGTAGAAAAATTATGGAAATCGACAAGGCGATCAATAGCAGAATCATAATGGCATCCTTCCACCTTTCAACAATATTTTTCAATGTCAAATTTTCAGATCTAGGTAAATACAAAAGAtccaaatgaaaaaataaaagccAAACAATAGATATTTAACCACCCCATTGTCACACTATAGAGGTACTTTGTAATATAACATACCAAGGCCTCGAAATGTTGGCTTTCAGGTACATAATATACAAGATGCCAGTCCAAAGACACAATGCTGTCTCTTCACAAATATACCACCTGAATTTAAAAATTGTGACAGGAGAGACCGATGAGTTCCAAATTAGGAAACAATATTTAAATGATCGAATTttagcatgcatgcaaaatcAAAATGAACATATGTTGGACGTATTTATATACCATGTCAAATATGATATAGACTCACCAAAATTTGCAATGATTGTCCTGGCCAACACATGATCCGAGCCATACACAATGATGATCAAACTGAAGAACACATTTATCACAATCATGACAGTGCTTTGCTCGTGGAGGCTGCAGTTGTACACAAACAAACATAAGTAACAATCACAAGCTATCTAAGGTACTAATTGCACATTTAAGTAACATTGAAAAGGATAGCTGAATAAACACAAGCGGTTCTTCAGAGTTCTTACATTGAACATCCAATCAAAGCTACAATATGACTAAAGTTAACATGTTTTTTCCGAGTACACTGACCTCCATGCTCACTGACAAAGCTACAAATATTCACACATGCATCTTTTTAGTTCTAGACATTATACAAAGTCAACAATAAAGATCCTCTGTCTAGGTAagcaacacatataaacagagatAACCAAGAAGTCAGAGACGGCACCAAGGCCCCCTCCCTCCAAAGATGAAATTTTTTAGTTTAATCcctttaaaattctaaaataacaaGCATATACAAAGATAAAATTGTCCTTTGAcccctttaaaattttataatttaattttggtcCCCCAAGATAAATTTCTGGCTTCGTCCCTGCAAGAAGTGTtgattcaaagaaaataagtttATTGCATGAAAGacgtaaaaaattaaatataggtACCTGCTCAACATTACAATAGGAGCAAGTGCAAGACCTGCAAAATCCAAAAGAAAGTCAGTAGCTTTCTTGGTAGTTTGCATGACAAGACTCAGATTAAACTCAAGCTTATGGGGTTAAAACAcgcaaaacatcaaaattcatatgCCATATGTTTAGTAAATATAAAGGCAAACTTGTGTAAGATTTATAAAACGGAAGAGCAGCAAGTGATATACGACAGAAAGTACCGTGATTGCTTAACTTAGCTGGCACTTAGCGCCCATGCAGATCCATAAACATGAATTCACAAAGTCAATAGTGTTTTTACATACCTAATGGATGTTCCAGGGGGATACATGTCCATAACCAACTTTGTCCAAGACGAAGGATTACATCCTTGGAAATTTCTACCCGATTGACTCCCCTCTATGACAACATTCAAGCTTCCATTTTGGCTTGAAGCAGGCTGTCTTTGCTTAAACATTATAAGAACACGATAAATAGTAAGACTCCAAGCATAGACCCCACTTCTAAAGAAATGGAAGAGACAATGAATGGaacaataaaagaaaagaaaatgcttACTTTGAGGCCATTGACGACTTCTGATATATCACATTCGTCTCATTAACAGCCCTCATTACATCAACAACATAACTAAAAGCCGAAAAAAGGACATAAAAACATTAACAGTAAAAACACAATCAGTAATTTACACAGTTTCAAAACTTCGATGATCTATAGAGTAAAAAACCACATTGATATTTACCCAGGAGAAGAACTAGAAGTAATAAAGTATTGTACCAATGTAGCAAGAAGCAACAACAAATATAAAGCAGTGTACctgagaaaatgaaaaaaaaaagaggaagaatTAAACACACATTAAAAGAAAGATGCTTTATTTATGGATGTTCTTATACAACTAAATTAATCAAAAAGAATCCAAATTTATAAACTttcattgaaaaaaaaaaaaaagaaggtaaaGCTAGTTGCAATGAATGAACTATGAAGTGTAATCGACTCATTACCAGGGTTCTTTTTTGGTTTTCTCAATTAAGTCGCCATCGAAAACAAAGAGAATGCCAACGAAAATCAGATGTAGCATCACTAATGTCACTTTCAAACCCCATGATGATCTTCGAGCTAAAGAACCCataaaattttccaaattaattataataaaaaccgCTAAAAAAACCCATGAAATTCGACAAAACCCAACAAAATGGAAAGCAAAATAAACTAAATTATCCACAACTCAACTGAATTATAAGAAACAAAacatacttaaaaaaaaaaaaaagcttcttgTTCTTGGTCATGAgataaacataaaaagaaaattgtACCAGGATCGGAGAGACAAGGGAAACAGTGAAAGAACCGGGCGAAAGCTCGATCGCGAAAGGACCGGCATATACCCATCACCGTCGTCATCAAACAAACCACCCAACACAACAAAATTTccaatttcaaaaatcaaatcaTTAAACGACAAGAtaagtgtaaaaaaaaaaaaagtcaatatTTTTTGGCCCTTTTTCAAGCAAGGCTTTcccttttttctcttctttcaatttcgaaagaagaaaaaaagttaaCAGCAGATATGAAATttgtgaaacaaaaaaaaaaaaaatcaaactctTTTAACAAGAAATGGAAAAAACTCAGTTCGTGGAAGATTGCATTTTTTGCAGTTTTTATCATATTGAGAATAAGAATGTCAGCTGTCGGTTAGATAATGTAGGgtttttttaatcaaaataataaaaaattaattaataaattataattaattatgaaaatataattttctcaacgaaaaaaacaaattttattgtaaaatactctattttcgtaattaatttacaatttatcttatttttataattattttttaatattattttgataaaaaaccAATAAGTTGGTATTTTAATTTGCAGTGCAGACCCATTGTCATGTTTTTATTTGCAGGTTTCTATGAAAGTCATCTACTCCTTTGCTATTAATTATTGTTGGTCTAATGCTGGTTCTAGTCCCTTTACTATGatgaaagttgagatttaatctcGTCATTTTAATTTATCATAGTTTGGTCCCTTTATTTTTATATCCTACAATCGGTAACACTATTAATTGTTGTCATTATAGTGATtacatgaatttttttaattgtcTTTTAGTTATACAATCAAAACCACATGAAAATCTAGTCTATCATgttcaattaataataaatttacgtGTCAATTGAATGGTTaagattttttttaagaaaagaaTTTCACTTCATCACCTTAATGATAGCAACTAACAATTTTATCAATTGGGACATATAATAATGAAAAGTAGATAATCAATTCATGCCAAAGTAAAtagaaggattaaattttaatatagtatagggactaaaatcaaaataaaccattttgttgatttctttgatttctttgctGTTGATCTTCCACCCAAACCCAATAAAAGTTTCATAAATTTCAATGGTTTAAAGATCCATTAG contains the following coding sequences:
- the LOC108467134 gene encoding protein S-acyltransferase 10 produces the protein MTTVMGICRSFRDRAFARFFHCFPCLSDPARRSSWGLKVTLVMLHLIFVGILFVFDGDLIEKTKKEPWYTALYLLLLLATLVQYFITSSSSPGYVVDVMRAVNETNVIYQKSSMASKQPASSQNGSLNVVIEGSQSGRNFQGCNPSSWTKLVMDMYPPGTSIRSCTCSYCNVEQPPRAKHCHDCDKCVLQFDHHCVWLGSCVGQDNHCKFWWYICEETALCLWTGILYIMYLKANISRPWWKDAIMILLLIALSISIIFLLLLLLFHSYLVLTNQTTYELVRRRRIPYLRRIPERVYPFSKGICRNLYNFCCVRSSIYSLEPLPSSQELEEKARPYTCLDILTCRCC
- the LOC108479700 gene encoding uncharacterized protein LOC108479700, whose amino-acid sequence is MANLSVIHGVNVPVRSISLPSRLQLNSIETELNELKTFGVLPGLQPSHGSGETGFTRLAKLYTNIVEIIQSPLTHKALHHQQNVVKLIEEALDDSVGLLDACSTAKDLITTMKQQVQDLQSALRRKGRDSSIGTDILAYINFRKKFKKSIGKSLRALKRLECNNVNGTAFHCHVVKLLNSLKQSNAVTISMFESMLSFLSMPVMKTKAGGWSLISKLISDGKNQKGFNEVGIVDFTLYRLHGRVRKNNAKIDTQVELRRLETLCATIEGLEDGLDILFRCLIKIRVSLLNILTP